GATCAGATCGAGTCACACGCGATCGTGTTGTTTTGGTAGAGCAGCTGATGCGCGCTCACCTCTACAGATTAGAATAATGACAGAAAACTACTCACACGAATGAAAACTAGTAACGCTGTCACTTCTGTGCGTCAAACGAATGAATCATGGAAAGTAGCTTGTCATGAGCTGCGCTGCTTACATGAATTAAAACTCTTTTAATGCAGAAAGGCCTCACCGGAAATATCTTCTGGTAAAGTTACGCCGCCATAGTAGTGAGGTCAGTCAGTCAGTGTTCACTGCGCATGTGCGGCGCGCGGAAGCGCGCGTTACGCAACAGCCTGAACGCGAAACCGTCGTTAAAGAGTGTTGTTTTAAACACGATTTAACCGCGTTATGCTTCCAGGTGAGTGATTTTAATTATTCCGTGTGAGTTTGGTCTAACTAGGGATCTGCTGGTTTGCTAATTAACCGATTCGAACGGAACAACAGAGCAGCGCGAGCGCCTCAGAACTTCGCGTTcgtttaatattttgtatgtttttcagtCAGAGCTTATTTACCAAGCAAATCACGACTAAAGCGTTAGTCTTCGTAACTAGATACCAATCCAGTATTCACACACGGTAAGTTTGTCGTGTTGTCGATGTTTAATGGAGAAATCCATCCTGTTTTATGCAAAACATCCTACCGTATTATGATCGTTAGAGACTAACGTTAACTAACGCTGACTCCGGCCCGGTGTGTTTCACAGGCAGGTGTTGTGTTTGTCAGTATGAGGCTGCAGTGTGATGTGGAGGTCGTTAACCGCGCGTTACCGTCTCTGGGGCTGCGGGGGCACAGCCGGTCCCGCCGCGCGGTTCTGTCCATCGGGAAGCACGCGGACCGGAGCGCGCCGAGCAGCGGTCTGTATCTGCTCATCTGCACCGCCAGAGACCGCAGCGGATCCAAATACAAGGCAGGCTTCCTCTCCGAACCTCTCGTGGCTGCCTCGGCAGATGTCGATCAGCTcctgagtctgagtgtgtgtgtgtgtgtgtttctctgcagctgAAGGAGAACATCGAGAAGTTCTTCACCTGGTTCGTGGAAGAAGGCAAAGCCACGGTTCGGCTGAAGGAGCCTGCGATTGACATCTGTCTGAGTAAAGTAAAGACCTGCTTTCATTTCTGCTGGAGAaggttgtttaaataaatgcttctgCATCATACAGTTCATCCGAAGTGCAGTTATTAtagtgtttttgtagttttgaaGCCAGAAATCTGATATTAGGCACCATGGCAGCAGATTTAAGGTAAGGATATCGATTGGCACTTTGAATGAATATGTATTCTCTGACTGTCTGTGACTCAACTACTTTGTAAAATCAGGAGAATCCcatttaaagttttacatttctttcattGCTAGAGTGAGCATCTCTACCAGTCTCTAGCTGCAAATAGAATACAGTAATAATCTGGAATGATTCCTGCTTTACTGGAGCCATTTGTTCCATTTTTAGCGTAAGTTTAGGTGATCATATAGTGTCCGTATCAAGTTTAAACTCTGTCTGCTGGTGGACGGTGATCGGCAGTAGCCTGACCTGATTCTCAGACGTTGGGGGAATATCTGCTGGTGTCGCTCTAGTTCCTGCACAGACCTGGTTTTACAGAAATAGATTATTGATGCTATAAAAAAAGCTGAAGATACGAATGTTTTCCATGAAGGTTTGtgcttgattttgtgtgtgtgtgtgtgtcatacagGCGGACATCAGCAGCTTGAAGAGCTTCCTCTCCGCCGCTCGGCTGGCACACAGAGGAAGTGACACGGACTCGCTCCCCCTGTCGGCCCTCGGCCCGGCCCGCGCCCGCGATGTGGAGAAACCCAAGAAGAAGCTCAGCATTCTGTCGAAGAAGGACTACCCGCTCACGTCCAGCTTCCCGTACTCTCTGGAGCAGCTGCAGGTGTCGTACTGCAGACTGACCCGTGTGGACCTGCGCATGCTGTCACTCAGAGTCCTGCGCCGGCTGGACCTCAGCAACAACCACATCAAGAAGCTGCCCTCCACCATCGGTGACCTGAGCTGCCTCGCAGAGCTGATTCTCCACAACAACCAGCTGGAGAGCTTCGGCGACGGCCTGTGCTCCTCGACCCTGCAGACGTCTCTCCAGCATCTGGACCTGAGTCAGAACCAGCTGAAGGTCCTGCCCGCTCGCTTCTGTCAGCTGCAGCAGCTGGTCAACCTTAAACTGGACGATAACAAACTCCTGCGGCTCCCGTTTCACATCGGCCGGCTCTCCAAGCTGCGCTTCCTGTCCGCCGCTCACAACCAGCTCACCGTACTTCCTGCCAGCTTCAGAAGGCTGTGCCTGGAGAACCTGGACCTGTTTGGTAACCCGTTTACTCAAGCCAATGCTCTGGAGCACACGATCCACCTCACGTTCCCGCTGACGCTACAGGAGCTGGCGTCCCGCGCCGTGGTTGACCTCAGGTGAGGCCCGCTCTGCTGACGCCAGTCTGCTGAGGTCACGCTCTGATTCTAACGTGTTCTTGTCTTGTTCTCTGACAGAATCCCACACGGCCCTCACGTCGTGCCGCTGCACCTGTGTCACGAGCTGGACTTCTCTAAAGCCTGCGACTGCGGCCGGGCCTGTGTGAACTCCTTCATCCAGACGGCCGTCAGCATGAACCTGCACCTCGTGTCTCACACCGTGGTGTTGGTGGATAACATGGGCGGCACCGAGGCTCCGGTGCAGAAGCACTTCTGCTCGCTGCTGTGTTACTGTGAGTTCATGGACGGCTGCGTGCAGCGCGAGCTGAGATGACGACGCGAGGATCACGCTCTCGTGAGGGCGaacactgtttgtgtgtttattctcTTTTAGCTCAATGTTTAAGGGACAGTTTGTGCAAAAGACCTTTAAGCTCCAGCATCACAACATGTTtcgtgaaataaataaaagtcattaaaacaaaagtttgagCTGACAAAGAAATGATTTAATGAATCTGTTTTAAGTAGATTTCtgaacaaagatttttatttttctctacaTTTAAACATTCAACTTGAGTGAATTAAGATGGaaactaaataaatgacatttcatgaCTATAAAACCCTAAAAATGTGATATCACGCTATCAGTAAGCTAAGAGAAAAGTGTACATTTAGTCTAAATCAGACCACAGAGAGTTCTGGAAGCACAAGGCGGCCGAGGTCTTGTGACTGCAGATGAAGACGTCTCTGCCGCCGCGCTCGATCTCTCTCAAGAGGACACTGTTAGCAGCCGCTGGTTCCTCCGCTGCGCTCTCGTGGTCTTCTGAGGAGCGTCTCGTCTTCTCGGTGTCCTGAGAAGAGCTCCGATCCTCCTCGTGATTCAGCTGCTGGTTTATCAGTGCATTATCATCTGTCGTCAGCGGCTGGTGTGGAAGTAATGCATTAGCGTCGCTCGCTGTGTTCGACTCGGATgcctgtgtgttttctgtgtccaGGGCGCCGCTCACTTCATGGACGTCTTCATCTCGACCGTTTGCCGTCACGCGGGTTTGGATTTCAGATTCGCTGGAAAACTTCCACAGAAAGAGAGTAAcaattacacattattattatcagtaatagCTATAGTATATCACatccactaaataaaaaaagactcaaACTGATAATCTAGTGAATTCGATGGCTTGATATTGAATGTACatatatgaatgttttatataatagttCAGTCACATACTGTATTTGATGAAGAGTCGAGCGTTCCATtgatgtttgattgattgatgttcGCTCCATCTTCATTGTCCATTTCTACAGAGCCGATGAGATGCTCAGGTGTCTGAGGTTCTGATGCTGGCTCCTGCTGTAATCCGGCTGTATCGCATGCGGAGCGGGTTAAAATACTGCAGTTTAATTCTGTCTCGGGAACCTCCTCGTTTGGTGTGCGAGGGATCCGATCTGCtgcatcatcatcctcatcgctGCTCTTCATCTCATCACATCTGATCTGGGGTAAATCTGTGCTCCTGACTGGCTGGACGGGAAGAGTGATCGTCAGCTCTTTCTTCGTTTTGTTGAACTTCGCATCTCCTTTATCTTCATCCACGGGATACGAGAGCGGAAGATCTAGTTTATACGCTGGTTTTTGAGACTCCAGGACGAGCCGTCGCTCCTGCACTCGCACCTCAGCGTCCTGCGCGGATCTCAACAGCGGTAGGGCCACCGTGATGACGATCTCTCTGGGTCGGGCCCCGGGCCCCGAGTCTCTGGAGCACCTGTAGTCCTGCAGATCAATGACTGACCGGTACTTTACGGTGTAATGTGGTTTTGTGGGCTGATTGGATGATGAAGAATCTGGAGGAGCGGCACAGGAAGCTTTGggttctggttctggttctgtgTGGGTCTGGTCCGGATCACTGGTGCTCTGCTGCTGCTCGTGTCCAGGAATCGGCCTGCGGATCACAGCCGCCTGAGGAACACCTTTATACTTCATTTTCAGCTGCTTTATATGACCTTTATCCAGCTTGATGTGGAAGGAGTCCTCGACGCCTCCGACGGCTGTACTGTGGAGGAGCTCCATCAGTCTCTTGTTGGTTTCCGCCGCGTGAAGCGCGTCTGGGTGGAAGATGACGTCGTAAATCACGCACCTGTTTCCGGCGGCGTCTCGGTCCGGTCTGCCCGGGGTCAGACTGAACGGTAAACGCCAGTTGTAGCCCGCTTTCCCGCCTCGGCCTCTGCCCGCCTCGCACGAGGGTTTATCGATCAGCTGATtggagcagatattgatgaagcGCTTCTCGCCCGCGCCGCGGGTCTTCAGCACGTGATGAGCTTCAGGGTGAATAAACTGCACGTCCGTGCCTCTGTCCTTCTCCAGCTGTGTGATTTCTTCCTCGTATCTTCTCTTGTTCTCGGGGTTTGAGATCTCGGCCGCGTATTCGTTCAGTAGCTCGCGGAACTTCTCGTCTTTTAGAGCTTCGCCGAGTCGATTTATTTCATCATGTGTCAAATTCATTTCTTCGAGTTTGCTGAAATCCATCGTGAACTGTTAAGTTTCTGATGACCACACTGTATAAGCTCTATTTACCGAAACTAAATGGACTGACACCTCCGTGGAGTAACGACGACTCTGTAACCATAGAAACCTGCTACAGCAACCGAGAGCGCGCACGCTATCGAGACGCTCTTCGCGTGAGCGCGCCGCTCTCATCAGTCCACTATTCTTATTTGAAGCCAATTTAACCATTTAACTAATTCGACTGGTTTCCATATTCCAGGGACACATTCACCCGTCAGTAACCATCAGTTGAATAGAAGGGGAAAGTGAGGCGAGTCGTTCAagattgaatttatatttatattgtgccCAGAAGGAACCACTGCATTAAGTTATAAATACAACTGTTGCAGCACTTACacacaaaacagtaaaataaataccGTTTCAAATGTTCAAATCTTGAATGTAgatcttttaataatattaaacaaacccTTTTCACGTGTGCagtactttattttaaaacaaatcattccACATTCTGGGACTTTCTGCTTGGCCTGAAGAAAATCGTCCTTTTCTGCACAGCGTTTCTCAGTTTTGGTGGTAAACAGAGAATCTGGGACTGAAACATGCTGGCGTGGCTTGCGATGAAGTCTTGGCATAATCTGTGGAAATAAATCTCATTAGTCTGTGGTCCATCAGTTCATGATTTCTGTTCTGATTCTTACCGCATCAGCGGGTACGGCTGAGTCTGGAAGACAAGCGCATCGTTGCAGTGGCCCTGCAAAACAAATCCTCTTCACTGAGCCAGGTTTATAGATTTCGGATGTTTGCTGAATTATACTGTACACCGTGGAGCATACGACACTCACTTTGTCCACTAGAAGGATATAATCATGACTTCCTCCAAACACTATAACATCGGAGTCTCTTCCTTGACAAGCGCTGTGCCAGAGCCTAATAAATCAGAGCCAAAGAGAGCTTGAGGAACCGTGAACTCTTATTCTGTTCATCTCCATTTCTGCATGTTTTCTCCTACCGCGGTTTGTCCTTGTTTTGATGCTCCATCTCTGTCCATCCTTTTGTCTCCAGATTAAATATCCAACCATCACCTGAGAGGAAAGAAATAGGTTTGTAGTTTTACTTTGACTTTGCTGTTATTTagagttgtgtgtttgtgtgtgtcatactCATGGGTCTGCAGTCCACACTGAGTCCCCCGAACAGGAAGAGAGACGTATCTGACACGGCTGTTAGCGTGTGCCATGAGCGTCCTAAAGGCGCCGCGGTGGAGGACACGCTAAAAACACGAGACGAGGCAGCAGCTTCATGAAGATGACACACAACGCTCAAGAGCAGATCATATAGCTATGTGACGTCTCTTAcatttctgaccatgtccatgaATTTAAATCCAGACAAAACATGTCACTTGTTCTAGTTTCCTGTGcagaaagcaaacaaacaaaacctgacAACAGTCTAATCTGGCACATGCACCTTCTCAAAGAACACATTACAGTAGCTCAGTATGGCCTTTTAAACATTAGAGGATTGATACGTTTTATTGGAAGATCTGGCAGGGAGCAGCAGTCTCTAAATGCATAAGAACAATACCTCACCCTTATTCTTCCACCGCACACGTAGCCTTTGCTGCCGATGCTAGCGCTAGCGTGAGCGGCTCGCGGGGCCGGAGCTCGTCCCTGTCAATCATTCGCAAACACACTTCATACTGTTTTAAACTTTGACAAAACCCAAACTCATTTACTTCCTCACTTCATATAGCTGGAAACACATGACTGAATTCAAAACATTTGATAAGGCATTGATTCATAATGCTAGAAGATGTTTGAATGACTCACGAAGGTCTGCGGTTCGGTCCAGCTGCTTCTTTCTGTATCAAACTCATGAACTTCGTTGTTCCATCCCCAGAAGATGTCCTCGGCCTGACAAGAGAAAAGTGACCCTGATCTGAATCTGTTTTGAATTGCTCTATGTATGTGAGGAGATTTGTAGTGAACATAAACTACCCATGATGCTTCATCCACAATGAAGCTCTTTGGATCGGTGATTTCACTCAGCAGTTTGTGACCATATCCACCAAAGTAGATGATTCTGTCGGGAGAGCGACACTCATTACGCAAATACTGCTGAATCAGTTCTCACATATTCAACAGCATGTACTGGAGAATTCAGATGCAGAAATATTAACCTTCCTTCATGAACCCAGCAGGAGAGTTTATCTCGTGGAGACGGCAGCGATCCGGACCGAGGCGTCACTCTCCTCCAGCTGAACCTCTCGTCCTGCAGATTGACTGAGTAATGCTGAAACAAGAACTCTCATGAAGCGTGTGGCTTTACTGATGCACCTGAACACAGTGAAGACTGACTGCAGCTTTACTTCATTAGTCTGTCCATCATCACAGCAGCCGCCGAATATATACAGCCATTCATTCACAATGCAGCCGCAGGTCCCGGACATCGCTGGAGGAACCGTCCCACACACGTCCCGCCTTTCCCTGACAAATGAAGAGAAGCAACAGCTGATGTCTTTCTGTTCAGAGTATGAAAAGGCATTAATACATTCTAGTCTTTTGTGCCTCCAGTTTGAAGATACAGTAACACATAGTCAACGtgtggacaaacacacacactctctttctctctctctcacacacacacgcacacacgctctctctctctctcacacacacgctctctctctctctctcacacacacacacgcacacacgctctctcactcacacactctcgctctctctctctcacacacactcgctctctctctctctctctctctctctctctctctctcactcacacacacacacacacacacacacacacacactctctctctcacacacacacacacgcacacacgctctctctctctctctctctctctctcacacacacacacacacacactccctatctctcacacactcactctctctctcacacacacacacacacacacacacacacacactctcacacactcactctctctcacacacacacacac
The sequence above is drawn from the Cyprinus carpio isolate SPL01 chromosome A17, ASM1834038v1, whole genome shotgun sequence genome and encodes:
- the lrr1 gene encoding leucine-rich repeat protein 1, which gives rise to MRLQCDVEVVNRALPSLGLRGHSRSRRAVLSIGKHADRSAPSSGLYLLICTARDRSGSKYKLKENIEKFFTWFVEEGKATVRLKEPAIDICLSKADISSLKSFLSAARLAHRGSDTDSLPLSALGPARARDVEKPKKKLSILSKKDYPLTSSFPYSLEQLQVSYCRLTRVDLRMLSLRVLRRLDLSNNHIKKLPSTIGDLSCLAELILHNNQLESFGDGLCSSTLQTSLQHLDLSQNQLKVLPARFCQLQQLVNLKLDDNKLLRLPFHIGRLSKLRFLSAAHNQLTVLPASFRRLCLENLDLFGNPFTQANALEHTIHLTFPLTLQELASRAVVDLRIPHGPHVVPLHLCHELDFSKACDCGRACVNSFIQTAVSMNLHLVSHTVVLVDNMGGTEAPVQKHFCSLLCYCEFMDGCVQRELR
- the dnaaf2 gene encoding protein kintoun, yielding MDFSKLEEMNLTHDEINRLGEALKDEKFRELLNEYAAEISNPENKRRYEEEITQLEKDRGTDVQFIHPEAHHVLKTRGAGEKRFINICSNQLIDKPSCEAGRGRGGKAGYNWRLPFSLTPGRPDRDAAGNRCVIYDVIFHPDALHAAETNKRLMELLHSTAVGGVEDSFHIKLDKGHIKQLKMKYKGVPQAAVIRRPIPGHEQQQSTSDPDQTHTEPEPEPKASCAAPPDSSSSNQPTKPHYTVKYRSVIDLQDYRCSRDSGPGARPREIVITVALPLLRSAQDAEVRVQERRLVLESQKPAYKLDLPLSYPVDEDKGDAKFNKTKKELTITLPVQPVRSTDLPQIRCDEMKSSDEDDDAADRIPRTPNEEVPETELNCSILTRSACDTAGLQQEPASEPQTPEHLIGSVEMDNEDGANINQSNINGTLDSSSNTFSSESEIQTRVTANGRDEDVHEVSGALDTENTQASESNTASDANALLPHQPLTTDDNALINQQLNHEEDRSSSQDTEKTRRSSEDHESAAEEPAAANSVLLREIERGGRDVFICSHKTSAALCFQNSLWSDLD
- the LOC109092726 gene encoding kelch domain-containing protein 1 isoform X1, with protein sequence MSEEPVARERSGHTAAADGQFLYVWGGYVSVADHEVFLPNDELWLYDLENGLWERRDVCGTVPPAMSGTCGCIVNEWLYIFGGCCDDGQTNEHYSVNLQDERFSWRRVTPRSGSLPSPRDKLSCWVHEGRIIYFGGYGHKLLSEITDPKSFIVDEASWAEDIFWGWNNEVHEFDTERSSWTEPQTFGRAPAPRAAHASASIGSKGYVCGGRIRETRTSDMFCLDLNSWTWSEIVSSTAAPLGRSWHTLTAVSDTSLFLFGGLSVDCRPMSDGWIFNLETKGWTEMEHQNKDKPRLWHSACQGRDSDVIVFGGSHDYILLVDKGHCNDALVFQTQPYPLMRLCQDFIASHASMFQSQILCLPPKLRNAVQKRTIFFRPSRKSQNVE
- the LOC109092726 gene encoding kelch domain-containing protein 1 isoform X2, whose translation is MSGTCGCIVNEWLYIFGGCCDDGQTNEHYSVNLQDERFSWRRVTPRSGSLPSPRDKLSCWVHEGRIIYFGGYGHKLLSEITDPKSFIVDEASWAEDIFWGWNNEVHEFDTERSSWTEPQTFGRAPAPRAAHASASIGSKGYVCGGRIRETRTSDMFCLDLNSWTWSEIVSSTAAPLGRSWHTLTAVSDTSLFLFGGLSVDCRPMSDGWIFNLETKGWTEMEHQNKDKPRLWHSACQGRDSDVIVFGGSHDYILLVDKGHCNDALVFQTQPYPLMRLCQDFIASHASMFQSQILCLPPKLRNAVQKRTIFFRPSRKSQNVE